One genomic segment of Hydrocarboniclastica marina includes these proteins:
- a CDS encoding tRNA-uridine aminocarboxypropyltransferase, with protein sequence MDDARAERSRSKPQVGYLENPPRREFRARGSFVKRCGDCQLPDSHCICRFRPRLPGCSCANGALESCNGACACCDSLPEFWLLMHPDEQYKPTNTGRLIRDCLPRTRVFTWHRKEAPAGFLELCRDPTYAPVIVFPAPPDRYEERLIETLPDTGGKTAFILLDGTWQQAGKMFRLTRYLESLPVLSLSPQNASNYRLRRAVHPGQLCTAEVAAELLAFAGAQHQARQMHSYFSVFSDHYTAARNNHALAGETEAMRFLAGTPATT encoded by the coding sequence ATGGACGACGCCAGGGCCGAGCGCAGCCGCAGCAAGCCCCAGGTCGGCTACCTGGAAAACCCGCCCCGGCGGGAGTTCCGGGCGCGTGGCTCGTTCGTGAAACGCTGCGGCGATTGCCAACTGCCTGACAGCCACTGTATATGCCGTTTCCGGCCCCGCTTGCCCGGTTGCAGTTGTGCGAATGGCGCGCTTGAGTCTTGCAATGGCGCCTGTGCCTGTTGCGATTCGCTCCCCGAGTTCTGGTTGTTGATGCATCCGGACGAGCAGTACAAACCCACCAACACGGGTCGTCTGATCCGCGATTGCCTGCCCCGCACCCGCGTATTTACCTGGCATCGCAAGGAAGCCCCGGCTGGTTTTCTGGAACTCTGTCGTGACCCGACCTATGCGCCTGTCATTGTCTTTCCGGCTCCGCCCGACCGCTACGAGGAACGGCTGATTGAAACGCTCCCGGACACCGGGGGGAAAACCGCGTTTATCCTGCTGGATGGAACCTGGCAACAGGCGGGCAAGATGTTTCGTCTGACGCGCTACCTGGAATCACTTCCGGTACTAAGCCTGAGTCCTCAAAACGCTTCGAACTACCGGCTGCGTCGAGCGGTCCATCCGGGCCAGCTCTGTACCGCCGAAGTGGCGGCTGAACTGCTGGCATTCGCGGGCGCGCAACACCAGGCCCGACAGATGCACAGCTATTTCAGTGTTTTCTCCGATCACTACACCGCCGCACGCAACAACCACGCCCTGGCTGGCGAAACCGAAGCCATGCGTTTCCTGGCTGGAACGCCGGCGACGACCTGA
- a CDS encoding cation:proton antiporter, with protein MDVNTTFILACIGVLSLLCQWLAWRVRVPAILFLLAAGIIAGPVAGVLVPSAVFGELLFPLVSLSVAIILFEGSLTLRFGEIKGHGKMVRNLIPVGTVVTWLIGTLAAKWALNLSWPISLLFGAIVVVTGPTVIVPLLRSVRPTSTISNILRWEGIVIDPVGALLAVLVYEGIVSSGQGSLLGHSLYLFGLAVAVGTVLGCLGGYFMGLALRKHLLPQYLHNAATLTFMLGLFALSNNLAHESGLLTVTVMGIWMANMKNVPIEDILEFKESLSVLLISALFIILAARIEFQAIAELGTGLVWVLLAVMLVARPITVWLSSIGTELTLREKLFLSWISPRGIVAAAVSALFAFKLTELGYEDAAVLVPMVFMVIIATVTLQSLTARPLARALGVAQPAAYGFLIMGANPIARQIASVLKKREIPVVVTDSNWENIRQARMESLPVYFGNPVSDHARHHLDLIGIGNVLLVSPYKQLNSLASYHFLDHFGMGHVFSLYEGDQEQGARHQPAEKIQQTRGLFGEGVTYAKLASLTSKGFTVKSTQLTEEFTLDDYQRRYDNQALILFTIDPRGKIQPVTEQRSLKLDTGWELIGLVPPVEKERKVKAKEREESTSGGAESALNKGAAGLK; from the coding sequence ATGGACGTAAACACGACTTTTATTCTCGCCTGTATTGGCGTGCTGTCTCTCCTGTGTCAGTGGCTGGCCTGGCGTGTGCGCGTGCCTGCAATACTGTTCCTGTTAGCCGCGGGTATTATCGCCGGGCCCGTTGCAGGTGTACTGGTGCCCTCTGCGGTATTCGGTGAGCTCCTGTTTCCGCTGGTCTCGCTGTCGGTGGCGATTATCCTTTTTGAGGGCAGCCTGACTCTGCGCTTCGGTGAGATAAAGGGCCACGGCAAGATGGTTCGTAACCTGATCCCCGTGGGCACGGTCGTGACATGGCTGATCGGCACGCTAGCTGCAAAATGGGCGCTGAACCTTTCCTGGCCCATCTCGCTGCTCTTCGGCGCCATTGTGGTAGTGACCGGCCCGACGGTAATCGTGCCATTGCTACGGTCGGTCCGTCCGACGTCGACCATCTCCAATATTCTACGCTGGGAAGGCATCGTCATTGACCCCGTGGGGGCTTTGCTGGCGGTTCTCGTGTATGAGGGTATCGTATCAAGCGGCCAGGGCAGCCTGCTCGGTCATTCACTGTATCTGTTCGGCCTTGCCGTCGCCGTAGGCACCGTGCTGGGCTGCCTCGGCGGTTACTTCATGGGTTTGGCGTTGCGCAAGCACCTGCTGCCCCAGTACCTGCACAACGCCGCTACGCTGACGTTCATGCTGGGCCTGTTTGCGTTGTCAAACAACCTCGCCCACGAGTCCGGCCTGCTTACGGTTACGGTGATGGGCATCTGGATGGCCAATATGAAGAACGTGCCGATCGAGGACATCCTCGAATTCAAGGAGTCCCTGAGCGTCCTGTTGATATCTGCACTGTTCATCATCCTTGCTGCGCGTATTGAGTTCCAGGCCATTGCTGAACTGGGCACTGGCCTCGTCTGGGTCTTGCTGGCCGTCATGCTGGTGGCGCGGCCGATCACCGTCTGGCTCTCGTCCATAGGGACCGAACTCACCTTGCGGGAGAAACTGTTCCTGAGCTGGATTTCGCCCCGCGGTATTGTCGCAGCCGCAGTTTCGGCTCTGTTTGCGTTCAAGCTGACCGAGCTCGGTTACGAGGACGCCGCTGTACTGGTACCTATGGTCTTCATGGTCATCATCGCAACCGTTACCCTCCAGAGTCTGACTGCGAGGCCACTGGCACGGGCACTGGGTGTGGCACAGCCCGCCGCATATGGGTTCCTGATCATGGGGGCGAATCCGATCGCCCGCCAGATCGCCTCAGTGTTGAAAAAGCGGGAAATCCCCGTAGTGGTAACCGACAGTAACTGGGAAAACATCCGCCAGGCCCGGATGGAAAGTCTCCCGGTGTATTTCGGCAACCCGGTTTCCGACCATGCGCGGCACCACCTGGACCTGATCGGCATTGGCAACGTCTTGCTGGTCTCGCCTTATAAACAGCTCAATTCCCTCGCCAGCTACCATTTCCTCGACCATTTCGGCATGGGCCATGTGTTCAGCCTTTACGAAGGGGACCAGGAGCAGGGCGCCCGTCACCAGCCGGCAGAAAAGATTCAACAGACCCGCGGACTGTTCGGCGAGGGCGTGACTTACGCCAAGCTGGCCAGCCTCACCAGCAAAGGGTTCACAGTAAAGAGCACGCAGCTGACCGAAGAATTTACGCTGGATGACTACCAGCGGCGCTACGATAACCAGGCACTGATCCTCTTTACCATCGATCCCCGGGGCAAGATTCAGCCGGTGACCGAGCAGCGTAGCCTCAAGCTGGATACGGGCTGGGAGCTCATCGGCCTGGTACCTCCGGTTGAAAAAGAGCGCAAGGTCAAAGCAAAGGAGCGCGAGGAATCCACCTCGGGCGGGGCCGAGTCAGCGCTAAACAAAGGCGCAGCCGGGTTGAAGTAG
- a CDS encoding alpha/beta fold hydrolase, which produces MALALYSRISGPVAEPGTSQAKDPVVLLHGVFGSLENLGVVERKLAETMAVHSLDLRNHGRSPHADTMSYREMAEDVLDYLDRQGIGKAAIVGHSMGGKVGMRLALDAPERVSRLIVADIAPVDYEPHHEAILEGLQALDAARLASRAEADKVLQDFVQEAGVRQFLLKNLVRDDQGAFVLRLNLKAILENYDDIVAGQESDSAFNEPVLFIKGGSSNYIREQHRDKVSRLFPNSTLRVIPGVGHWLHAEKPELFTNLCERFLTGELD; this is translated from the coding sequence ATGGCATTGGCACTTTATTCCAGAATATCCGGCCCAGTGGCCGAGCCCGGGACTTCACAGGCCAAGGATCCGGTTGTGTTGCTGCACGGTGTCTTCGGCTCTTTGGAGAACCTGGGTGTTGTTGAGCGCAAACTCGCCGAAACGATGGCAGTTCATTCGCTGGACCTGCGCAACCATGGCCGCTCGCCCCACGCAGATACGATGAGTTACCGGGAGATGGCGGAGGATGTACTCGACTACCTGGACCGACAGGGCATCGGCAAAGCCGCCATTGTGGGTCACTCCATGGGAGGTAAAGTCGGCATGCGGCTCGCGCTGGACGCTCCGGAACGTGTTTCCCGCCTGATTGTTGCTGACATTGCGCCCGTCGATTACGAACCCCATCACGAGGCTATTCTCGAAGGGCTGCAGGCCCTGGACGCGGCAAGGTTGGCCTCGCGTGCCGAGGCAGACAAAGTCTTGCAGGACTTTGTACAGGAGGCCGGGGTGCGACAGTTCCTGCTTAAGAATCTGGTCCGGGACGACCAGGGGGCATTCGTTCTGCGCCTGAATCTCAAGGCTATTCTGGAAAATTATGACGACATCGTCGCCGGCCAGGAATCGGATTCAGCATTCAACGAGCCCGTGCTATTCATCAAAGGTGGCAGCTCGAACTACATCCGGGAACAACACCGTGACAAGGTAAGCCGGCTCTTTCCGAATTCAACCTTGCGTGTAATTCCCGGGGTGGGGCATTGGCTGCACGCCGAAAAGCCGGAGCTTTTCACCAATCTCTGCGAACGGTTTCTGACCGGTGAGCTGGATTGA
- a CDS encoding SMP-30/gluconolactonase/LRE family protein, translated as MKRGICFVLLGLVVVLVGWALAPSPIDPVAWTPPSEAAMDGPWQPNNALKRAELLAKGDVKGPEAVAVDAAGNVYAGMENGWIVRLAGAGTQPPGAGAEAVVERWVNTGGRPLGMDFDQKGNLIVADAWKGLISIAPDKTLKTLATEAEGVPFGFTDDLDIASDGTIYFSDASSRFNQPDFKLDLLENRPHGRLLKYEPATGEVVVLMPALHFANGVAVDPQERFVLVNETWRYRVLRHWLAGERAGTTDVFADNLPGFPDNISRDQQGRYWLALPTLRNATVDRAHPHPWLKELMAKLPEAIQPQAQEYGLIAVLGPEGEILASFHDTEGKHLQEITSVEPVEDFLYLGSLHNDRIGRLALSELELPTSD; from the coding sequence ATGAAGCGGGGAATCTGTTTTGTACTGCTCGGTCTGGTGGTCGTATTGGTCGGGTGGGCGCTGGCGCCATCACCGATCGATCCGGTTGCCTGGACGCCACCGTCAGAAGCGGCCATGGACGGACCGTGGCAACCCAACAATGCCCTGAAACGAGCGGAGCTGCTCGCCAAAGGAGACGTCAAGGGTCCCGAGGCCGTGGCGGTGGACGCCGCAGGGAACGTTTATGCGGGCATGGAAAATGGCTGGATCGTCCGGCTGGCCGGCGCCGGGACCCAGCCTCCAGGCGCCGGGGCAGAGGCGGTGGTCGAACGCTGGGTCAACACCGGGGGCCGGCCGCTGGGGATGGACTTTGACCAGAAAGGTAACCTCATCGTTGCCGACGCCTGGAAAGGACTGATCTCGATAGCCCCCGACAAAACCCTGAAAACGCTTGCGACCGAGGCCGAGGGCGTGCCTTTCGGTTTTACCGATGACCTCGATATTGCATCAGACGGTACCATTTATTTTTCCGACGCCAGTTCCCGTTTCAACCAGCCGGACTTCAAGCTCGACCTGCTGGAAAACCGGCCTCACGGCCGGCTTTTGAAGTACGAACCTGCAACGGGAGAAGTCGTCGTGCTGATGCCTGCGCTGCACTTCGCCAATGGCGTGGCGGTGGACCCGCAAGAGCGCTTTGTCCTCGTCAATGAAACCTGGCGTTACCGCGTGTTGCGTCACTGGCTCGCCGGTGAGCGCGCAGGCACCACCGACGTGTTCGCCGATAATCTTCCTGGATTTCCGGATAACATTTCGAGGGACCAACAGGGCCGTTACTGGCTGGCTCTGCCAACACTGCGCAACGCCACTGTCGATCGGGCCCATCCCCATCCCTGGCTGAAGGAACTAATGGCCAAACTGCCGGAAGCGATTCAGCCCCAGGCCCAGGAGTATGGGCTGATCGCAGTGCTCGGGCCTGAAGGCGAAATCCTTGCCAGCTTTCACGACACCGAGGGAAAGCACCTGCAGGAGATTACCTCGGTGGAGCCGGTTGAAGATTTTCTATATTTGGGTTCGCTGCATAACGATCGTATCGGCAGACTGGCCCTGTCCGAACTTGAGCTGCCGACGTCAGACTGA
- a CDS encoding NADP-dependent oxidoreductase — translation MRRIVYEAFGEAEVIHLVRAPVPEPGPNEVRLQVVAAGLNPIDWKTRRGLGFVAQQIGDKLPWTPGFEVSGTVTAVGADVRDWKLGDRACGMVGFPLGAGGYAEQVVTAADRLCQVPENLDMIPVGGLPLAGLTAWQGLFEHGKLKSGDKILIHAGAGGVGHLAIQLAKTLDVHVIATASDENIDFLTGLGADEVIDYHNDDFVEECYGLDLVLDLVGGEVGRRSVHTLATGGTLVTVPTNTADAVIAAAEEQGLHAVNFTVRPDTEQLESMLELMEQGDLQVHVEAEYHLGDAAAAQRRLEEGHVRGKLVLVPGDS, via the coding sequence ATGCGCAGGATTGTGTATGAAGCCTTTGGTGAAGCCGAGGTCATTCATCTGGTGCGCGCGCCGGTACCGGAACCGGGTCCGAACGAAGTGCGCCTGCAGGTTGTCGCCGCCGGCCTCAATCCGATCGATTGGAAAACCCGGCGTGGGCTCGGATTTGTCGCCCAGCAAATTGGCGATAAGCTGCCCTGGACGCCAGGCTTTGAGGTTAGCGGAACAGTTACGGCGGTTGGCGCCGATGTTCGGGATTGGAAGCTGGGTGACCGTGCATGCGGGATGGTCGGTTTTCCGCTCGGGGCCGGTGGTTATGCGGAACAGGTGGTCACTGCTGCAGACCGGCTGTGTCAGGTTCCTGAGAATCTGGACATGATCCCGGTCGGTGGCCTTCCCCTGGCAGGATTGACCGCATGGCAGGGGCTGTTTGAGCACGGCAAACTGAAGTCTGGTGACAAGATACTGATACACGCGGGTGCGGGCGGCGTCGGCCATCTCGCCATACAGCTCGCAAAAACCCTCGATGTCCACGTTATTGCGACCGCGTCGGACGAAAACATCGATTTTCTGACAGGGCTGGGCGCTGACGAGGTTATCGATTATCACAACGATGACTTTGTGGAGGAGTGTTACGGGTTGGACCTGGTGCTGGATCTGGTCGGCGGAGAGGTGGGCCGGCGCTCGGTTCATACCCTCGCTACGGGGGGTACCTTGGTTACAGTGCCTACTAACACGGCCGATGCTGTGATCGCAGCCGCTGAGGAACAGGGGCTACACGCGGTCAACTTCACCGTTCGCCCGGATACTGAACAACTTGAAAGCATGCTCGAACTGATGGAGCAGGGCGACCTACAGGTGCATGTTGAGGCCGAATATCACCTGGGCGACGCGGCCGCTGCCCAGCGACGCCTCGAAGAGGGCCATGTCCGCGGTAAACTGGTCCTCGTACCCGGCGATTCCTGA
- a CDS encoding fructosamine kinase family protein, protein MPEAAITERLAAILQQGGLPPARHSSPLAGGDTGHSVKVTLEDNRTVFIKWADAAPGDIFTAEAAGLDALRALVPLNLARVPEVYHAATDGLVLEWLPPGARQARYWERFGEALAAIHAEPQDHFGFARDNYCGLTPQPNPAMNDGYHFFAEARLQHQAKMARDRGRLSWSLCRKVDRLCERLDRWIPTQPPALIHGDLWSGNAHVGPGGEPVLIDPAAHYGWAEADLAMTTLFGRFDPDFYSSYMQRTNIATDWEERAELYNLYHLLNHLNLFGASYLSNVQQVLDRWT, encoded by the coding sequence ATGCCTGAGGCGGCGATAACAGAGCGTCTGGCAGCAATACTGCAACAGGGCGGACTTCCGCCGGCGCGCCACAGCTCTCCCCTTGCCGGAGGCGATACGGGCCACAGCGTCAAGGTGACACTGGAGGACAACCGCACCGTTTTCATAAAGTGGGCCGACGCCGCACCGGGGGATATATTTACTGCAGAGGCCGCGGGACTGGACGCCCTGCGAGCATTGGTGCCACTCAACCTGGCCAGGGTGCCCGAGGTGTATCATGCCGCAACTGATGGCCTGGTGCTGGAGTGGCTGCCGCCAGGGGCCCGGCAAGCCCGTTACTGGGAGCGCTTCGGTGAAGCACTTGCCGCCATTCACGCCGAGCCGCAGGATCATTTTGGCTTCGCTCGGGATAACTACTGCGGTCTGACGCCCCAGCCCAACCCCGCCATGAATGATGGCTATCACTTTTTTGCAGAAGCCCGACTACAGCACCAGGCCAAGATGGCCCGTGATCGGGGTCGTTTATCGTGGTCACTCTGCCGGAAGGTGGACCGTCTTTGTGAGCGGCTTGATCGCTGGATCCCGACTCAGCCACCGGCGCTCATTCACGGCGACCTCTGGTCGGGCAATGCCCACGTCGGCCCTGGCGGCGAGCCCGTGCTTATCGATCCGGCTGCGCACTACGGCTGGGCTGAAGCCGATCTGGCTATGACGACATTGTTCGGTCGCTTTGATCCAGACTTTTACAGCAGCTATATGCAGCGAACGAACATCGCGACAGACTGGGAGGAACGTGCGGAGCTATACAACCTTTACCACCTGCTCAACCACCTCAACCTTTTCGGCGCGAGCTATCTCAGCAACGTCCAGCAGGTGCTTGACCGCTGGACATAG
- a CDS encoding acyl-CoA thioesterase — protein MSDIEWDLPTPYTLSLTVHETDVDRLGHANNVVYVRWLEDISWAHIESLGMTWELQLREGRAMAITRTEIDYLGSALAGDNLILGTWLVDYDGRIRSARRFQLVRCSDQRTIARAISRHACIDLKTQRPARIPQSIKTIMEGALVRGDID, from the coding sequence ATGTCCGACATCGAGTGGGATTTACCAACCCCCTACACCCTGTCGCTGACGGTCCACGAGACCGATGTGGATCGTCTGGGCCACGCTAACAATGTTGTCTATGTCCGGTGGCTGGAGGATATCAGCTGGGCACATATCGAGAGTCTGGGTATGACCTGGGAGCTGCAGCTCAGGGAAGGGCGGGCTATGGCCATCACCCGTACAGAGATCGACTACCTCGGCTCGGCCCTTGCAGGGGACAACCTGATACTGGGCACCTGGCTGGTGGACTACGATGGCCGGATCCGTTCAGCAAGGCGCTTCCAATTAGTGCGGTGCAGCGATCAGCGCACTATCGCCCGGGCTATTTCCCGCCATGCCTGTATTGACCTCAAGACCCAGCGTCCCGCCCGCATACCCCAGAGTATCAAGACCATCATGGAAGGGGCGCTGGTGCGGGGAGACATCGATTGA